One genomic region from Microcystis panniformis FACHB-1757 encodes:
- a CDS encoding flagellar assembly protein H, which yields MKPHDQFAKNYLEQLLSPLGIVEISKEVSDETRQIDVFFSPNPEPNPDYLGLLGRIVLNTVLIEPYRNPPNRSEIRNCLAKLLTILAELQRQAKRENQSYNEDNAPRLWILSPSVGITVLESIGAKLDPDWPEGVYFLPALYRTAIIAINQLPVTAETLWLRLLGRGKTQNQAVRELLELPQGNAFRENVLELLISWRVTMEINNILETEDREVFMTLSQTYQEWKEATKQEGIEQGLEQGLERGLERGLERGKLEAKLESIPRLLALGLSVEQIAQALDLNLEQVRQAARE from the coding sequence ATGAAACCCCATGACCAATTTGCCAAAAACTACCTTGAACAATTACTTTCTCCCCTGGGAATCGTCGAAATCAGCAAAGAAGTCAGCGATGAAACTCGACAGATAGATGTATTTTTTTCCCCCAATCCCGAACCCAACCCCGATTATCTGGGATTATTAGGCAGAATTGTCCTTAATACTGTCTTAATTGAACCCTATCGCAATCCTCCCAACCGGAGCGAGATTCGTAATTGTTTAGCGAAACTTTTGACGATTTTAGCCGAACTGCAAAGACAAGCTAAACGGGAAAATCAGAGTTACAATGAAGACAATGCCCCTCGTTTGTGGATTTTATCCCCTTCCGTTGGTATCACTGTTTTAGAGAGTATTGGGGCAAAATTAGACCCAGATTGGCCAGAAGGAGTCTATTTTCTTCCCGCGCTTTATCGCACGGCAATTATCGCTATTAATCAATTGCCTGTGACTGCTGAGACTCTCTGGTTAAGATTATTAGGACGGGGAAAAACTCAAAACCAAGCGGTGCGAGAATTGTTAGAATTACCTCAAGGTAATGCTTTTCGGGAAAATGTCCTGGAATTATTGATTAGTTGGCGGGTTACTATGGAAATAAATAACATCCTAGAAACTGAAGATAGAGAGGTGTTTATGACCTTATCTCAAACCTATCAGGAATGGAAGGAAGCAACTAAACAGGAAGGAATCGAACAAGGACTAGAACAAGGACTAGAGCGCGGACTAGAGCGAGGACTAGAGCGAGGAAAACTAGAGGCTAAACTGGAATCTATTCCCCGTTTGCTTGCTTTGGGTTTAAGTGTGGAACAAATCGCTCAAGCTTTGGATTTAAACTTAGAACAAGTCCGACAAGCGGCGCGAGAGTAA
- a CDS encoding flagellar assembly protein H, translated as MKPHDQFAKNYLEQLLSPLGTVEISKEVSDETRQIDLFFSPNPEPKPDYLGLLGRIVLNTVLIEPYRNPPNRSEIRNCLAKLLTILAELQRQAKRENQSYNEDNAPRLWILSPSVGITVLESIGAKLDPDWPEGVYFLPALYRTAIIAINQLPVTAETLWLRLLGRGKTQNQAVRELLELPQGNAFRENVLELLISWRVTMEINNILETEDREVFMTLSQTYQEWKEATKQEGIEQGLEQGLERGLERGLERGLERGKLEAKLESIPRLLALGLSVEQIAQALDLDLEQVRQAIQETP; from the coding sequence ATGAAACCCCATGACCAATTTGCCAAAAATTACCTTGAACAATTACTTTCTCCCCTGGGAACCGTCGAAATCAGCAAAGAAGTCAGCGACGAAACCCGACAGATAGATTTATTTTTTTCCCCCAATCCCGAACCAAAACCCGATTATCTGGGATTATTAGGCAGAATTGTCCTTAATACTGTCTTAATTGAACCCTATCGCAATCCTCCCAATCGGAGCGAGATTCGTAATTGTTTAGCGAAACTTTTGACGATTTTGGCTGAACTGCAAAGACAAGCTAAACGGGAAAATCAGAGTTACAATGAAGACAATGCCCCTCGTTTGTGGATTTTATCCCCTTCCGTTGGTATCACTGTTTTAGAGAGTATTGGGGCAAAATTAGACCCAGATTGGCCAGAAGGAGTCTATTTTCTTCCCGCGCTTTATCGCACGGCAATTATCGCTATTAATCAATTGCCTGTGACTGCTGAGACTCTCTGGTTAAGATTATTAGGACGGGGAAAAACTCAAAACCAAGCGGTGCGAGAATTGTTAGAATTACCTCAAGGTAATGCTTTTCGGGAAAATGTCCTGGAATTATTGATTAGTTGGCGGGTTACTATGGAAATAAATAACATCCTAGAAACTGAGGATAGAGAGGTGTTTATGACCTTATCTCAAACCTATCAGGAATGGAAGGAAGCAACTAAACAGGAAGGAATCGAACAAGGACTAGAACAAGGACTAGAGCGCGGACTAGAGCGCGGACTAGAGCGCGGACTAGAGCGCGGAAAACTAGAGGCTAAACTGGAATCTATTCCCCGTTTGCTTGCTTTGGGTTTAAGTGTGGAACAAATCGCTCAAGCTTTGGATTTAGACTTAGAACAAGTCCGACAAGCTATTCAAGAAACTCCATGA
- a CDS encoding flagellar assembly protein H: MKPHDQFAKNYLEQLLSPLGTVEISKEVSDETRQIDLFFSPNPEPNPDYLGLLGRIVLNTVLIEPYRNPPNRSEIRNCLAKLLAILSELQRQAKRENQSYNEDNAPRLWILSPSASLTLLESIGAKLEPDWPEGVYFLPLLYRTAIIAINQLPVTAETLWLRLLGRGKTQNQAVRELLELPQGNAFRENVLELLISWRVTMEINNILETEDREVFMTLSQTYQEWKEATKQEGKLEGKLEGKLEGKLEGKLEGKLEAKLESIPRLLALGLSVEQIAQALDLDLEQVRQAIQETP; the protein is encoded by the coding sequence ATGAAACCCCATGACCAATTTGCCAAAAATTACCTTGAACAATTACTTTCTCCCCTGGGAACCGTCGAAATCAGCAAAGAAGTCAGCGACGAAACCCGACAGATAGATTTATTTTTTTCCCCCAATCCCGAACCAAACCCCGATTATCTGGGATTATTAGGCAGAATTGTCCTTAATACTGTCTTAATTGAACCCTATCGCAATCCTCCCAACCGGAGCGAGATTCGCAATTGTTTAGCGAAACTTTTGGCGATTTTATCCGAACTGCAAAGACAAGCTAAACGGGAAAATCAGAGTTACAATGAAGACAATGCCCCTCGTTTGTGGATTTTATCCCCTTCCGCTAGTCTGACTCTTTTAGAGAGTATTGGGGCAAAATTAGAGCCAGATTGGCCAGAAGGAGTCTATTTTCTTCCCTTGCTTTATCGCACGGCAATTATCGCTATTAATCAATTGCCTGTGACGGCTGAGACTCTCTGGTTAAGATTATTAGGAAGGGGAAAAACTCAAAACCAAGCGGTGCGAGAATTGTTAGAATTACCTCAAGGTAATGCTTTTCGGGAAAATGTCCTGGAATTATTGATTAGTTGGCGGGTTACTATGGAAATAAATAACATCCTAGAAACTGAGGATAGAGAGGTGTTTATGACCTTATCTCAAACCTATCAGGAATGGAAGGAAGCAACTAAACAGGAAGGAAAACTAGAAGGAAAACTAGAAGGAAAACTAGAAGGAAAACTAGAAGGAAAACTGGAAGGAAAACTAGAGGCTAAACTGGAATCTATTCCCCGTTTGCTGGCTTTGGGTTTAAGTGTGGAACAAATCGCTCAAGCTTTGGATTTAGACTTAGAACAGGTCCGACAAGCTATTCAAGAAACTCCATGA
- a CDS encoding DUF2949 domain-containing protein — translation MSTIAYSQFRQFLQEELSLPQESIAMAERSIQSDKIHLPMILWQYGLVTLEQLDKIYDFLEEVV, via the coding sequence ATGTCCACGATTGCCTATTCCCAATTCCGACAATTTCTACAAGAGGAATTGTCCCTTCCCCAAGAATCGATCGCTATGGCCGAGCGCTCGATCCAATCTGATAAAATTCATTTACCGATGATTCTCTGGCAGTACGGTTTAGTGACCTTGGAACAATTAGACAAAATTTATGATTTTCTCGAAGAGGTAGTATAA
- a CDS encoding DUF192 domain-containing protein has translation MTGKKSFMLKIKLILFLGLLLLSCQSTNLNGNNSSMAQITTENQGQILPITAKADINGEMIELEVAQTSEQQAKGLMYRSSLEKNRGMLFPFAQPLVARFWMKNVSIPLDMIFLKDGIVKAVLLNVPPCAVDPCPVYGPNTMVNQVIELAGGRAKELGVKEGDKIKIESISRP, from the coding sequence ATGACTGGTAAAAAATCATTTATGCTCAAGATCAAGTTAATACTATTTTTAGGTTTGTTGCTGCTGAGTTGTCAATCGACTAATCTCAATGGTAATAATAGTTCAATGGCTCAGATTACGACTGAGAATCAAGGGCAAATATTACCGATCACGGCCAAAGCAGATATTAATGGTGAGATGATTGAGTTAGAAGTGGCTCAAACCAGCGAACAACAGGCCAAGGGTTTAATGTATCGCTCGTCTTTGGAGAAAAATCGCGGTATGCTATTTCCCTTTGCACAACCTCTGGTGGCCCGGTTTTGGATGAAAAATGTCTCGATTCCTCTAGACATGATTTTTCTAAAAGATGGTATAGTAAAGGCAGTTTTGCTCAATGTTCCCCCTTGTGCTGTGGATCCTTGTCCTGTCTATGGGCCAAACACCATGGTTAATCAAGTGATCGAACTAGCCGGGGGCCGAGCGAAAGAATTAGGAGTGAAAGAAGGAGATAAAATTAAGATTGAGTCTATCTCAAGACCTTGA
- the petM gene encoding cytochrome b6-f complex subunit PetM codes for MTAESMLFNGPIVAIVLVLVGLAWGFLLLKIQGGEAE; via the coding sequence ATGACCGCGGAAAGTATGTTATTTAATGGGCCGATCGTGGCGATCGTTCTCGTCCTCGTCGGATTAGCTTGGGGTTTTCTCCTCCTCAAAATCCAAGGTGGAGAAGCGGAATAG
- the psb28 gene encoding photosystem II reaction center protein Psb28, producing MTTPTIEFFVGLSEELSGVSLRKNKSTGIRNVLMTFKTLKAIERFQSFTTRTYGDLRLTDEEGVITVIPNSTKFIFGGDEGDEIQRVECGFEITDEHWERFMRFMNRYAAANGMGYQDK from the coding sequence ATGACCACTCCCACGATCGAGTTTTTTGTCGGTTTATCAGAAGAATTAAGCGGTGTTAGTCTCCGCAAAAATAAAAGTACCGGGATTCGCAATGTCCTGATGACTTTTAAAACCCTGAAAGCGATCGAACGTTTCCAAAGTTTCACCACCCGTACCTACGGTGATCTCCGTCTCACCGATGAGGAAGGAGTGATTACAGTTATTCCCAACTCGACTAAGTTTATTTTTGGAGGAGATGAAGGGGATGAAATTCAACGGGTAGAATGTGGTTTTGAAATCACCGATGAACACTGGGAGCGTTTTATGCGCTTTATGAATCGTTACGCGGCAGCTAACGGGATGGGTTATCAGGATAAGTGA
- the thyD gene encoding thylakoid membrane protein ThyD translates to MKIAITGATGFVGSRLVVKLYDRGDDILILTRNPDKALRMYPKSIYPKIEIIPYIATESGDWQKEISGCDAVINLAGEPISERWTGEAKRAIVASRQIGTEKIVEAISRSERVATALAAQKPKVLINSSAIGYYGTSETASFDENSPPGGDFLADVCKKWETAAQKVKDYGTRLVILRTGIVLGNGGALGKMIPPFKLFAGGPIGSGRQWFSWIHRDDLINLIIYCLDRPEINGTFNATAPNPVRMKEFCQILGEVMKRPSWLPVPDFALEILLGEGAKIVLEGQEVLPKATQAIGFDYRYPNLEAALEEIVPKM, encoded by the coding sequence ATGAAAATAGCGATTACTGGGGCGACGGGATTTGTGGGTAGTCGATTGGTGGTCAAACTCTATGATCGCGGCGATGACATCCTAATTTTGACTCGCAATCCCGATAAAGCCCTAAGAATGTACCCAAAGTCAATCTATCCTAAGATAGAGATTATTCCCTATATCGCCACAGAATCGGGGGATTGGCAAAAAGAGATTTCCGGATGTGACGCAGTGATTAATCTAGCGGGAGAACCGATTTCGGAACGCTGGACCGGTGAAGCAAAACGAGCAATCGTCGCTAGTCGGCAAATCGGCACCGAGAAAATTGTCGAGGCGATCTCGCGTAGCGAGCGCGTTGCGACCGCACTTGCCGCCCAGAAACCGAAAGTTTTAATTAACTCCTCGGCGATCGGTTACTATGGAACCAGTGAAACCGCTAGTTTTGACGAAAATAGCCCTCCCGGTGGCGATTTTCTAGCAGATGTCTGTAAAAAGTGGGAAACAGCCGCCCAAAAAGTTAAAGATTACGGCACTCGTTTAGTCATTCTTCGCACGGGTATTGTTTTAGGCAATGGGGGTGCTTTAGGGAAAATGATCCCACCCTTCAAACTTTTTGCCGGCGGTCCGATTGGCAGCGGTCGTCAGTGGTTTTCTTGGATTCATCGGGATGATTTAATTAATTTAATTATCTATTGTCTAGATCGCCCAGAAATTAACGGTACTTTCAACGCTACTGCACCCAATCCCGTCCGGATGAAAGAATTCTGTCAGATTTTAGGGGAAGTAATGAAGCGTCCTTCTTGGTTGCCAGTGCCGGATTTTGCCCTGGAAATTCTCTTGGGAGAAGGAGCAAAAATCGTCTTAGAAGGTCAAGAAGTGCTGCCAAAAGCCACTCAAGCGATCGGTTTTGACTATCGTTATCCTAATCTAGAAGCGGCCTTAGAGGAAATTGTCCCGAAAATGTAG
- a CDS encoding GUN4 domain-containing protein, with protein sequence MTDQNGVLVEEQSEDITRKMSQLATESPKNQLQILTQLAGTGEGGLTVLRDFLLAERPTPVNLVTGKAYQLLYQDNSAQSQEFLANYFPTGIVPLDSAKGIDYRLLQELLAKQDFQTADSLTRQKLCELAGEGAIQRKWVYFTEVEAFPKVDIQTIDHLWLVHSEGKFGWSVQRKLWLGVGQDFPKLWPKIGWKNGNNWTKYPQEFIWDLSAPVGHLPLLNQLRGVRVAASLFSHPVWSEK encoded by the coding sequence ATGACTGACCAGAATGGCGTGTTAGTAGAAGAACAAAGCGAGGATATTACCCGTAAGATGAGTCAATTAGCCACCGAGTCGCCGAAAAATCAATTACAGATCCTGACACAATTAGCCGGAACCGGAGAAGGTGGCCTAACCGTATTGAGAGATTTTTTATTAGCCGAGCGCCCCACTCCTGTTAATCTGGTGACAGGTAAGGCTTATCAATTGCTCTATCAAGATAATAGCGCTCAGAGCCAGGAATTTTTAGCTAATTATTTCCCCACGGGTATTGTTCCCCTCGATAGTGCTAAAGGTATCGATTATCGACTTTTACAGGAATTATTGGCTAAACAGGATTTTCAAACTGCCGATAGTCTCACCCGTCAAAAACTCTGTGAATTAGCAGGAGAAGGAGCAATACAGAGGAAATGGGTCTATTTTACGGAAGTGGAAGCTTTTCCCAAGGTTGACATTCAGACTATTGATCATCTTTGGTTAGTTCATTCGGAAGGAAAATTCGGTTGGTCGGTGCAGCGCAAATTATGGCTCGGTGTCGGTCAAGATTTCCCGAAACTCTGGCCGAAAATTGGCTGGAAAAATGGCAATAATTGGACGAAATACCCGCAGGAATTTATCTGGGATTTAAGCGCTCCCGTGGGCCATTTACCCCTGTTAAATCAACTGCGCGGGGTGAGAGTGGCCGCCTCTTTATTCTCCCATCCCGTCTGGAGTGAAAAATAG
- the lysA gene encoding diaminopimelate decarboxylase encodes MLSTEPKINNSGQKYLAYQDCLSPNQTLFPLTAKVNNRDCLEIGGCDVTTLVELFGSPLYIVDEVTLRTACRQYLQGFQTHYPGESRVIYASKAWNCLAVSAVVAREGLGFDVVSAGEIHTVLTALDQINKTAVPIYFHGNNKSSAELEYALEHNCIIIVDNWLELENLVKLGENRPDTPIPILLRLTPGIECHTHEYIRTGHLDSKFGFDPHQIEAVFDYVLAHPLLNCLGLHAHIGSQIFERQPHQDLAAVLADWFKLGLERGLPLQQLNVGGGLGIRYLESDDPPSIEEWVQAVSLAVAKACQERGIAYPLLIAEPGRSLIATACVTAYTVGNRKEIPEIRTYIAVDGGMSDNPRPITYQSVYRAVVANKMSQECQEVVTIAGKHCESGDILIKDIALPKTNPGDILVVLATGAYNYSMASNYNRLPRPAAVIVQNGEANLILERENLAALLRQDRLPTRLSLM; translated from the coding sequence ATGCTATCAACTGAACCTAAAATCAACAATTCCGGACAAAAATATTTAGCCTATCAAGATTGTCTATCCCCGAATCAAACCCTGTTCCCCCTGACAGCCAAGGTTAATAACCGCGATTGTCTAGAAATCGGTGGTTGTGATGTGACCACCCTAGTGGAACTTTTCGGTTCACCCTTGTATATTGTCGATGAAGTCACCCTCCGCACTGCCTGTCGTCAATACCTGCAAGGTTTCCAGACTCATTATCCCGGAGAATCTAGGGTAATTTATGCCTCGAAAGCGTGGAATTGTCTGGCTGTATCGGCCGTGGTCGCTAGGGAGGGATTAGGTTTTGATGTGGTGTCGGCCGGAGAAATTCACACGGTGTTAACCGCTTTAGACCAGATCAATAAAACCGCTGTGCCGATATACTTTCATGGTAATAACAAATCGAGCGCCGAGTTAGAATATGCGCTCGAGCATAACTGCATTATTATCGTTGATAACTGGCTAGAGTTAGAAAATCTGGTTAAATTAGGCGAAAACCGTCCTGATACCCCTATTCCGATCCTCTTGCGCTTAACCCCCGGCATCGAGTGCCACACCCACGAATATATTCGCACGGGTCACTTAGACAGTAAATTTGGTTTTGACCCTCATCAAATCGAAGCGGTATTTGACTATGTTTTAGCTCATCCGCTGCTGAATTGTCTGGGTTTACACGCTCACATCGGTTCCCAGATTTTTGAACGTCAACCCCACCAAGACTTAGCCGCTGTCTTGGCAGATTGGTTTAAATTAGGTTTAGAACGGGGTTTACCCCTACAGCAATTAAACGTCGGGGGTGGTTTAGGAATTCGCTACCTCGAAAGTGATGACCCCCCAAGTATCGAGGAATGGGTGCAAGCGGTGTCCTTAGCAGTGGCCAAAGCTTGTCAGGAAAGAGGTATCGCTTATCCGCTGCTCATTGCCGAACCGGGACGTTCTCTGATTGCCACCGCTTGCGTAACGGCCTATACAGTGGGTAATCGCAAAGAAATCCCCGAAATCCGCACCTATATCGCCGTCGATGGCGGAATGTCCGACAATCCCCGACCGATTACCTATCAATCGGTTTACCGGGCCGTGGTCGCCAATAAAATGAGTCAAGAATGTCAGGAAGTGGTGACAATAGCTGGAAAACACTGTGAATCTGGCGATATTCTAATTAAGGATATTGCGCTACCGAAAACCAACCCGGGGGATATTTTAGTGGTTTTAGCCACGGGAGCCTATAACTACAGTATGGCTTCTAATTACAACCGCTTACCCCGTCCGGCGGCGGTAATTGTCCAAAATGGAGAAGCTAATCTGATCCTCGAACGGGAAAATCTGGCGGCTCTGCTGCGTCAAGACCGCCTACCCACTCGACTCTCCTTGATGTAA
- the uppS gene encoding polyprenyl diphosphate synthase: MTVKPSLSPELPTDLDKNRLPQHVAVIMDGNGRWAKNRGLPRIMGHQRGVDALKDLLRCCRDWGIPALTAYAFSTENWGRPLEEVEFLMTLFERVLRRELEEMMQQNVKIRFIGNLSALPESLRREIAKSQAETSKNSGIQFTVATNYGGREEIVQACQAIARQVQQGLVSPEAIDESLFEQYLYTAGIPNPDLLIRSSGEMRISNFLLWQMAYAEIYVTDTLWPDFDRVQFHRALKDYQGRHRRFGKL; this comes from the coding sequence ATGACTGTTAAACCGAGCTTATCACCAGAATTACCTACGGATTTAGATAAAAACCGTTTGCCTCAGCACGTCGCAGTGATTATGGATGGGAACGGTCGTTGGGCGAAAAATCGTGGTTTACCCCGGATTATGGGCCATCAACGGGGAGTAGATGCACTCAAAGACTTGCTGCGCTGTTGTCGCGACTGGGGGATTCCCGCTTTAACTGCTTATGCTTTTTCGACGGAAAATTGGGGTCGTCCCCTGGAGGAAGTAGAGTTTTTAATGACTCTATTCGAGCGGGTTTTGCGGCGGGAATTAGAAGAAATGATGCAGCAAAATGTCAAAATTCGCTTTATTGGTAATTTATCAGCCTTGCCAGAGTCTTTAAGACGGGAAATTGCTAAATCTCAAGCAGAAACTAGCAAAAATTCCGGTATTCAATTTACGGTGGCTACTAATTATGGTGGCCGAGAGGAGATCGTGCAAGCTTGTCAGGCGATCGCTCGTCAGGTGCAACAGGGTTTAGTCTCCCCAGAAGCGATCGATGAATCTCTCTTTGAACAGTATCTTTATACTGCTGGGATTCCTAACCCAGACCTGTTAATTCGCAGTAGTGGGGAAATGCGAATTAGTAATTTTTTACTATGGCAAATGGCCTACGCGGAAATCTATGTTACTGACACCCTCTGGCCCGATTTCGATCGAGTGCAATTTCACCGCGCTTTAAAAGATTATCAGGGTCGTCATCGTCGTTTTGGCAAATTATAG
- a CDS encoding DUF1825 family protein, whose protein sequence is MGFFDSEVVQQEARQLFEDYQSLTQLGSEYGKFDREGKIIFIDRMEELMERYKIFMKRFELSEDFSAQMTVEQLKTQLGQFGMTPQMMFDQMQQTLERMKAEIR, encoded by the coding sequence ATGGGATTCTTTGACTCAGAAGTGGTTCAACAGGAAGCTAGACAGCTATTTGAGGATTACCAGTCTCTCACACAACTGGGCAGCGAGTACGGGAAATTCGATCGAGAGGGTAAAATCATCTTTATCGATAGGATGGAGGAGTTAATGGAACGCTACAAGATATTTATGAAGCGTTTTGAGTTATCTGAGGATTTTTCCGCCCAAATGACCGTAGAACAGCTAAAAACCCAATTAGGTCAATTTGGCATGACTCCGCAAATGATGTTCGACCAAATGCAGCAAACCCTTGAGCGGATGAAGGCAGAAATTCGCTAA
- a CDS encoding NAD-dependent succinate-semialdehyde dehydrogenase, whose amino-acid sequence MGIASVNPATGEILKTFTPLTSEELAAKLALAEATFQQYRRTAISERGQWLRQAADILERDQVALAKTMTLEMGKPIKSAIAEVLKCALVCRFYADNAAGYLEDVLITTDASRSFVRYQPLGVILAVMPWNFPLWQVFRFAAPALMAGNVGLLKHASNVPQSALAVERILLEAGFPEGAFQTLLIGADRVSDLINDERVKAATLTGSEPAGMSLAAAAGKQIKKVVLELGGSDPFLVLDSADIEAAAATAVTARLLNNGQTCIAAKRFIVMETVADQFEQLLVAKFQALRVGDPLDETVDIGPLATVSIVSEIAHQVEKTVAMGGKVLVGGQRLEGKGNFYLPTILTDIPVGSPGEKEEFFGPVALLFRVKNIDEAIALANDSPFGLGSSAWTNNPAEIERLITEIEAGCVFINGMVKSDPRLPFGGIKRSGFGRELSVEGIREFVNVKTVWIK is encoded by the coding sequence ATGGGTATCGCTTCAGTTAACCCTGCCACGGGAGAAATTCTCAAGACTTTTACCCCTCTAACCTCGGAGGAATTGGCGGCGAAATTGGCCCTAGCTGAGGCGACTTTTCAGCAGTATCGCCGCACCGCCATCAGTGAACGGGGACAGTGGTTACGGCAAGCGGCGGACATTTTGGAACGGGATCAAGTAGCATTGGCTAAAACCATGACTTTAGAAATGGGGAAACCAATCAAATCAGCGATCGCAGAAGTCCTCAAATGTGCCTTGGTTTGTCGTTTTTATGCCGATAATGCCGCCGGTTATCTGGAAGATGTGCTGATTACCACCGATGCTAGTCGCAGTTTTGTCCGTTATCAACCTTTAGGGGTGATTTTAGCGGTTATGCCCTGGAATTTCCCTTTATGGCAAGTATTTCGCTTTGCTGCCCCCGCTTTAATGGCGGGAAATGTCGGCCTACTCAAACACGCTTCTAATGTCCCCCAATCAGCTTTAGCGGTGGAAAGAATTTTATTAGAAGCCGGTTTTCCCGAAGGTGCTTTTCAAACTCTCTTGATCGGGGCCGATCGCGTTAGTGATTTAATTAACGATGAACGGGTAAAAGCCGCCACTTTAACCGGTAGTGAACCGGCGGGGATGAGTTTAGCAGCCGCCGCAGGAAAACAGATCAAAAAAGTGGTTTTGGAGTTGGGAGGTAGTGATCCTTTTCTCGTTTTAGATAGTGCCGATATCGAGGCGGCAGCGGCTACGGCAGTGACGGCGCGATTGTTAAATAATGGTCAGACTTGTATCGCTGCTAAACGGTTTATTGTCATGGAAACTGTCGCCGATCAATTTGAACAGTTATTAGTGGCTAAATTCCAAGCTTTAAGAGTGGGTGATCCCCTCGATGAAACTGTTGATATCGGTCCTTTGGCCACGGTATCGATCGTCTCGGAAATTGCCCATCAAGTCGAAAAAACCGTCGCTATGGGTGGTAAAGTCCTTGTGGGGGGTCAACGTTTAGAGGGAAAAGGTAACTTTTATCTACCAACGATTTTAACCGATATTCCTGTCGGTTCTCCGGGGGAAAAAGAGGAATTTTTTGGACCGGTGGCTTTACTATTTCGAGTCAAAAATATCGATGAAGCGATCGCTTTAGCTAATGATAGTCCCTTTGGTTTAGGTTCTAGTGCTTGGACGAATAACCCCGCAGAAATTGAGCGTTTAATTACCGAAATTGAGGCCGGTTGTGTGTTTATTAACGGTATGGTTAAATCCGATCCTCGCTTGCCCTTTGGGGGTATTAAACGTTCTGGTTTTGGACGGGAATTAAGTGTCGAAGGTATTCGCGAATTTGTCAACGTTAAAACTGTTTGGATTAAGTAA